A DNA window from Vigna angularis cultivar LongXiaoDou No.4 chromosome 1, ASM1680809v1, whole genome shotgun sequence contains the following coding sequences:
- the LOC108334037 gene encoding uncharacterized protein LOC108334037 isoform X1: MTIVTGDRYLVKLVEFVEEQAGPLIEETKVLKMNPAGLHYVQSRLEALHEVENLLAGAPVDYLRAYVSDLGDHRALEQLRRILRLLTSLKIFSVLPHPIRDPTPLSFLPFGRLKALELRGCDLSTSAAKGLLELRHTLEKIICHNSTNALRHVFASRIKEVKNSPQWNRLSFVSCACNGLVLMDESLQLLPAVETLDLSRNKFAKVDNLQKCTKLKHLDLGFNHLRTFAPFTRVSPQIVKLVLRNNALTTLRGIENLKSLEGLDLSYNIVSNFSELEFVAGLPYLQSLWLEGNPLCCARWYRAHVFSFFAFPERLKLDEKEINTSDFWKRQIIIASMHKQPASFGIYVPAKDEAVVEGANIRRRKACRLVSIRNEEETTSIYSEEDSVSCANDIIQSREDPDLSDNEPEIVDLINRIEHMKKERSINWLRDFKDWMGIPSDKSVQTMKEGSTTLHHQKGNYIINKTNPEQSGEVSRYASDSVLASGDDSSMNILESDSSFVDTYASFHRQQHFDYRGLLGNASGASLFDSGGLDMEKLKSSIEGIDSSLSQTRSSHADTLTTEGAQRMTENFNISPLTIIHDISGSQSSACPASPPHFQEDLLHRRQHLVEEILQLSTDSFSVASSDSNTSCSEVDCGEFEPSVSEVDNPQCKTYVDGVGSHLSQSQLKEKFCNPRQGNLERENGISSCSSSCDQTSKQHAIDFAENTFCASQDTCLLEKRKIRKKAKKRIISVLEEKLDGNASHDTQEKISQGHISTNLKQELDLNDFTEFSVHNYSTQEIDDFIVTYFNTTIADSEASEVCSHCMRCNCVLRRETNYKESEVAVLLSSQKKLYLLLINVASDGSGTILNVLSSHNIEEVCEVQVGMGLQVLRVNFENEETYLFVTRSIEKSRELLCTIHVLDSSDGNDRCSIRSLEQVQVGLFDKQVCGGSNVSIYQYAMVLVFCKNGSEESWLSRSLFVIGGYVLLCIEDVKQLYSFSSDASVSPYFRIDSFSSIADITEMVIEGGGSYCVTLSLTCPLAELHPFTQMNLESVNHENTAPSSLKLKLRWFSRNYLVKFVSLLKAIHEKKTGSPLVVRCIS; encoded by the exons ATGACGATTGTGACCGGAGATCGGTACCTGGTGAAGTTGGTGGAGTTCGTGGAGGAGCAAGCGGGTCCTCTCATCGAAGAGACCAAGGTCTTGAAGATGAATCCGGCGGGCCTCCACTATGTGCAATCGAGGTTAGAGGCGCTGCACGAGGTCGAGAACCTCCTCGCTGGCGCTCCGGTGGACTACCTGAGAGCGTACGTGTCCGACCTCGGCGACCACCGCGCCCTGGAGCAGCTCCGGCGGATCCTGCGCCTCCTCACCTCGCTCAAAATATTTTCTGTGCTGCCTCATCCTATTAGGGATCCCACGCCCTTGTCCTTCTTGCCTTTTGGGCGCTTGAAGGCTCTGGAACTCAGGGGTTGTGACTTGTCCACTTCCGCCGCCAAAGGCCTTCTTGAGCTCAGGCACACGCTTGAGAAGATCATTTGTCATAACTCTACT AATGCTCTGCGGCATGTGTTTGCTAGCAGGATAAAGGAGGTGAAGAATTCTCCTCAGTGGAACCGCCTGTCGTTTGTGTCATGTGCGTGTAATGGCTTGGTTCTCATGGACGAGTCTCTGCAGCTTCTTCCTGCGGTTGAAACACTAGACCTTAGCAGGAACAAGTTTGCAAAGGTGGATAATCTGCAGAAGTGTACCAAATTGAAGCATTTGGATCTTGGTTTCAATCACTTGAGAACATTTGCACCCTTCACCCGG GTTTCCCCTCAAATTGTTAAACTAGTTTTGAGGAACAATGCTCTAACTACTTTGCGTGGAATTGAGAATTTGAAGTCACTTGAAGGACTTGATCTTTCCTACAATATTGTTTCCAATTTTTCAGAGCTAGAGTTTGTTGCGGGCCTTCCATATCTTCAAAGCTTGTGGTTAGAAGGAAATCCTTTGTGTTGTGCTCGATGGTATAGAGCACATGTATTCAGCTTTTTTGCCTTCCCAGAAAGG CTGAAGTTAGATGAGAAAGAAATTAACACTAGTGATTTTTGGAAGAGACAAATAATTATTGCCAGTATGCATAAGCAACCTGCCAGTTTTGGGATTTATGTACCTGCAAAGGATGAGGCTGTAGTTGAAGGTGCCAATATCAGAAGG AGAAAGGCCTGTCGTCTTGTCAGTATCAGAAATGAAGAAGAGACCACTAGCATATATTCTGAGGAAGATTCTGTCTCTTGTGCAAATGATATTATTCAAAGTAGAGAGGATCCTGATTTATCTGACAATGAACCTGAAATAGTAGATTTGATAAATAGAATTGAACATATGAAGAAAGAGCGTTCTATTAATTGGTTGAGGGATTTTAAAGACTGGATGGGTATTCCTTCTGACAAATCAGTGCAGACTATGAAAGAAGGCAGCACTACACTGCATCATCAGAAGGGAAATTACATCATAAACAAGACAAATCCTGAGCAGTCTGGTGAAGTCTCTAGATATGCTTCAGACTCTGTTCTAGCCTCAGGGGATGACAGTAGCATGAATATTTTAGAATCTGATAGTTCTTTTGTAGATACATATGCTAGTTTTCATAGGCAACAACACTTTGACTATAGAGGTTTGCTTGGTAATGCCAGTGGGGCCTCACTTTTTGACTCGGGAGGACTGGACATGGAGAAGCTTAAATCCTCAATTGAGGGCATTGATAGTTCACTTTCACAAACTAGAAGTTCTCATGCTGACACCCTTACCACAGAAGGGGCACAAAGAATGACTGAAAATTTCAACATCTCACCATTGACTATTATTCATGATATATCTGGGTCTCAGTCATCTGCTTGCCCAGCATCTCCTCCTCATTTTCAAGAAGACCTTCTTCATCGAAGGCAACACCTGGTGGAAGAAATTTTGCAGCTGTCGACAGATTCCTTTTCAGTAGCATCTTCTGATAGTAACACGAGCTGTAGTGAAGTTGATTGTGGTGAATTTGAGCCATCAGTTTCAGAAGTTGATAATCCCCAATGTAAAACTTATGTGGATGGTGTTGGTAGTCATTTATCTCAAAGTCAGCTTAAGGAAAAGTTTTGCAACCCAAGACAAGGAAATCTTGAAAGAGAAAATGGAATTTCTTCATGTAGTTCCTCCTGTGATCAAACTTCTAAGCAGCATGCGATTGATTTTGCTGAGAATACATTTTGTGCTAGCCAAGACACTTGTTTgttggagaaaagaaaaatcagaaagaAAGCCAAGAAGAGAATTATTTCAGTACTAGAAGAGAAATTAGATGGCAATGCTTCTCATGATacacaagagaagataagtcaGGGACATATTTCTACAAATCTAAAGCAAGAATTGGACCTTAATGATTTTACTGAATTTTCTGTGCATAATTACTCTACCCAAGAGATTGATGATTTTATAGTGACATATTTCAATACAACTATTGCTGATTCTGAAGCCAGTGAGGTCTGTAGTCATTGTATGCGCTGTAATTGTGTCCTTCGGAGGGAGACAAACTATAAAGAAAG TGAAGTTGCAGTATTACTGAGCAGCCAAAAGAAGCTCTATTTGCTACTGATCAATGTTGCTTCTGATGGGTCAG GTACAATCTTGAATGTGTTGAGTTCCCACAATATTGAAGAAGTTTGTGAGGTGCAAGTAGGAATGGGACTTCAGGTGTTGAG GGTAAATTTTGAGAACGAAGAAACGTATCTTTTTGTCACAAGAAGCATTGAGAAATCAAGAGAATTACTATGCACCATACATGTGCTTGATTCAAGTGATGGAAATGATAGATGCTCAATAAGAAG TTTGGAGCAGGTCCAGGTTGGGTTGTTTGACAAACAAGTATGTGGTGGTTCAAATGTGAGCATATATCAGTATGCAATGGTGCTCGTTTTTTGTAAAAACGGAAGTG AGGAATCATGGCTGTCGAGATCACTCTTTGTGATTGGAGGGTATGTGCTTTTATGCATTGAAGATGTTAAGCAGCTGTACTCGTTTTCATCGGATGCATCCGTGTCTCCATATTTCAGAATTGATTCGTTTAGCTCCATTGCTGACATTACAGAGATG GTTATTGAGGGTGGTGGCAGCTACTGTGTGACTTTAAGTCTGACATGTCCTCTGGCAGAACTCCATCCATTTACCCAAATGAACCTCGAATCTGTCAATCACGAAAATACGGCTCCTAGCTCTCTTAAATTGAAGCTTCGGTGGTTCTCCAGAAATTACCTTGTGAAGTTTGTGTCATTGTTGAAGGCAATCCATGAAAAAAAAACGGGGTCACCTTTGGTAGTAAGATGCATATCGTAA
- the LOC108334037 gene encoding uncharacterized protein LOC108334037 isoform X2, with product MTIVTGDRYLVKLVEFVEEQAGPLIEETKVLKMNPAGLHYVQSRLEALHEVENLLAGAPVDYLRAYVSDLGDHRALEQLRRILRLLTSLKIFSVLPHPIRDPTPLSFLPFGRLKALELRGCDLSTSAAKGLLELRHTLEKIICHNSTNALRHVFASRIKEVKNSPQWNRLSFVSCACNGLVLMDESLQLLPAVETLDLSRNKFAKVDNLQKCTKLKHLDLGFNHLRTFAPFTRVSPQIVKLVLRNNALTTLRGIENLKSLEGLDLSYNIVSNFSELEFVAGLPYLQSLWLEGNPLCCARWYRAHVFSFFAFPERLKLDEKEINTSDFWKRQIIIASMHKQPASFGIYVPAKDEAVVEGANIRRRKACRLVSIRNEEETTSIYSEEDSVSCANDIIQSREDPDLSDNEPEIVDLINRIEHMKKERSINWLRDFKDWMGIPSDKSVQTMKEGSTTLHHQKGNYIINKTNPEQSGEVSRYASDSVLASGDDSSMNILESDSSFVDTYASFHRQQHFDYRGLLGNASGASLFDSGGLDMEKLKSSIEGIDSSLSQTRSSHADTLTTEGAQRMTENFNISPLTIIHDISGSQSSACPASPPHFQEDLLHRRQHLVEEILQLSTDSFSVASSDSNTSCSEVDCGEFEPSVSEVDNPQCKTYVDGVGSHLSQSQLKEKFCNPRQGNLERENGISSCSSSCDQTSKQHAIDFAENTFCASQDTCLLEKRKIRKKAKKRIISVLEEKLDGNASHDTQEKISQGHISTNLKQELDLNDFTEFSVHNYSTQEIDDFIVTYFNTTIADSEASEVCSHCMRCNCVLRRETNYKESEVAVLLSSQKKLYLLLINVASDGSGTILNVLSSHNIEEVCEVQVGMGLQVLRVNFENEETYLFVTRSIEKSRELLCTIHVLDSSDGNDRCSIRRSRLGCLTNKYVVVQM from the exons ATGACGATTGTGACCGGAGATCGGTACCTGGTGAAGTTGGTGGAGTTCGTGGAGGAGCAAGCGGGTCCTCTCATCGAAGAGACCAAGGTCTTGAAGATGAATCCGGCGGGCCTCCACTATGTGCAATCGAGGTTAGAGGCGCTGCACGAGGTCGAGAACCTCCTCGCTGGCGCTCCGGTGGACTACCTGAGAGCGTACGTGTCCGACCTCGGCGACCACCGCGCCCTGGAGCAGCTCCGGCGGATCCTGCGCCTCCTCACCTCGCTCAAAATATTTTCTGTGCTGCCTCATCCTATTAGGGATCCCACGCCCTTGTCCTTCTTGCCTTTTGGGCGCTTGAAGGCTCTGGAACTCAGGGGTTGTGACTTGTCCACTTCCGCCGCCAAAGGCCTTCTTGAGCTCAGGCACACGCTTGAGAAGATCATTTGTCATAACTCTACT AATGCTCTGCGGCATGTGTTTGCTAGCAGGATAAAGGAGGTGAAGAATTCTCCTCAGTGGAACCGCCTGTCGTTTGTGTCATGTGCGTGTAATGGCTTGGTTCTCATGGACGAGTCTCTGCAGCTTCTTCCTGCGGTTGAAACACTAGACCTTAGCAGGAACAAGTTTGCAAAGGTGGATAATCTGCAGAAGTGTACCAAATTGAAGCATTTGGATCTTGGTTTCAATCACTTGAGAACATTTGCACCCTTCACCCGG GTTTCCCCTCAAATTGTTAAACTAGTTTTGAGGAACAATGCTCTAACTACTTTGCGTGGAATTGAGAATTTGAAGTCACTTGAAGGACTTGATCTTTCCTACAATATTGTTTCCAATTTTTCAGAGCTAGAGTTTGTTGCGGGCCTTCCATATCTTCAAAGCTTGTGGTTAGAAGGAAATCCTTTGTGTTGTGCTCGATGGTATAGAGCACATGTATTCAGCTTTTTTGCCTTCCCAGAAAGG CTGAAGTTAGATGAGAAAGAAATTAACACTAGTGATTTTTGGAAGAGACAAATAATTATTGCCAGTATGCATAAGCAACCTGCCAGTTTTGGGATTTATGTACCTGCAAAGGATGAGGCTGTAGTTGAAGGTGCCAATATCAGAAGG AGAAAGGCCTGTCGTCTTGTCAGTATCAGAAATGAAGAAGAGACCACTAGCATATATTCTGAGGAAGATTCTGTCTCTTGTGCAAATGATATTATTCAAAGTAGAGAGGATCCTGATTTATCTGACAATGAACCTGAAATAGTAGATTTGATAAATAGAATTGAACATATGAAGAAAGAGCGTTCTATTAATTGGTTGAGGGATTTTAAAGACTGGATGGGTATTCCTTCTGACAAATCAGTGCAGACTATGAAAGAAGGCAGCACTACACTGCATCATCAGAAGGGAAATTACATCATAAACAAGACAAATCCTGAGCAGTCTGGTGAAGTCTCTAGATATGCTTCAGACTCTGTTCTAGCCTCAGGGGATGACAGTAGCATGAATATTTTAGAATCTGATAGTTCTTTTGTAGATACATATGCTAGTTTTCATAGGCAACAACACTTTGACTATAGAGGTTTGCTTGGTAATGCCAGTGGGGCCTCACTTTTTGACTCGGGAGGACTGGACATGGAGAAGCTTAAATCCTCAATTGAGGGCATTGATAGTTCACTTTCACAAACTAGAAGTTCTCATGCTGACACCCTTACCACAGAAGGGGCACAAAGAATGACTGAAAATTTCAACATCTCACCATTGACTATTATTCATGATATATCTGGGTCTCAGTCATCTGCTTGCCCAGCATCTCCTCCTCATTTTCAAGAAGACCTTCTTCATCGAAGGCAACACCTGGTGGAAGAAATTTTGCAGCTGTCGACAGATTCCTTTTCAGTAGCATCTTCTGATAGTAACACGAGCTGTAGTGAAGTTGATTGTGGTGAATTTGAGCCATCAGTTTCAGAAGTTGATAATCCCCAATGTAAAACTTATGTGGATGGTGTTGGTAGTCATTTATCTCAAAGTCAGCTTAAGGAAAAGTTTTGCAACCCAAGACAAGGAAATCTTGAAAGAGAAAATGGAATTTCTTCATGTAGTTCCTCCTGTGATCAAACTTCTAAGCAGCATGCGATTGATTTTGCTGAGAATACATTTTGTGCTAGCCAAGACACTTGTTTgttggagaaaagaaaaatcagaaagaAAGCCAAGAAGAGAATTATTTCAGTACTAGAAGAGAAATTAGATGGCAATGCTTCTCATGATacacaagagaagataagtcaGGGACATATTTCTACAAATCTAAAGCAAGAATTGGACCTTAATGATTTTACTGAATTTTCTGTGCATAATTACTCTACCCAAGAGATTGATGATTTTATAGTGACATATTTCAATACAACTATTGCTGATTCTGAAGCCAGTGAGGTCTGTAGTCATTGTATGCGCTGTAATTGTGTCCTTCGGAGGGAGACAAACTATAAAGAAAG TGAAGTTGCAGTATTACTGAGCAGCCAAAAGAAGCTCTATTTGCTACTGATCAATGTTGCTTCTGATGGGTCAG GTACAATCTTGAATGTGTTGAGTTCCCACAATATTGAAGAAGTTTGTGAGGTGCAAGTAGGAATGGGACTTCAGGTGTTGAG GGTAAATTTTGAGAACGAAGAAACGTATCTTTTTGTCACAAGAAGCATTGAGAAATCAAGAGAATTACTATGCACCATACATGTGCTTGATTCAAGTGATGGAAATGATAGATGCTCAATAAGAAG GTCCAGGTTGGGTTGTTTGACAAACAAGTATGTGGTGGTTCAAATGTGA
- the LOC108333955 gene encoding ABC transporter G family member STR, with the protein MIEAKLNFSALTPASPPLNTSSKEGQKWLLKFTAMARPERTRRNKSLETLMDSDKPGRGRNVNQQGPQKSTPGYGLEFSNLSYSIIKKQKKDGVWINKETYLLHDISGQAIKGEIMAVMGPSGAGKSTFLDALAGRIARGSLEGSVRIDGKPITTSYMKMVSSYVMQDDQLFPMLTVFETFMFAAEVRLPPSISRAEKKKRVYELLDQLGLQSATHTYIGDEGRRGVSGGERRRVSIGIDIIHKPSLLFLDEPTSGLDSTSAYSVVEKVKDIARGGSIVLMTIHQPSFRIQMLLDQITVLARGRLIYMGKPDALQDHMSRFGRPVPDGENSIEYLLDVISEYDQATVGLDPLIQFQRDGLKPDPAAMTPVPKTPRTPFTRNNPSSKHLISLRSQGFTAGTQQPHSAQFSYRDEDDDDENFDNSLERNSVPTPRNMTSGVHPRLASQFYKDFSAKDFSIWLYNGVVGTPRRQPSWTPARTPGWTPGKTPMSGPRSAVSYQHSAAYRYPNRPKTPAVDSQSMDYSETSYAPSLEGFEIEEVVDEPVLGSKYANPWWREVAVLSWRTALNVIRTPELFLSREIVLTVMALILSSIFGNLSHHSFKDINRLLNFYIFAVCLVFFSSNDAVPSFIMERFIFIRETSHNAYRASSYVISSLIVYLPFFAVQGLTFAAITREMLRLNSSLLYFWLTLYASLITTNAYVMLVSALVPSYITGYAVVIATTALFFLTCGFFLKQTQIPIYWRWLHYVSAIKYPFEALLTNEFKNLDCYTGNKAELSPGPLGDLKPSKHHNSSLPDNCLLGVDILSSMDIKMQNIWYDILILLGWGVLYRLFFYLVLRFYSKNERK; encoded by the exons ATGATTGAAGCTAAG CTCAACTTTAGCGCTTTAACACCAGCAAGCCCTCCCTTAAACACCAGCAGCAAAGAAGGGCAGAAGTGGTTGCTGAAGTTCACTGCAATGGCGAGGCCAGAAAGGACGCGTAGAAATAAAAGCCTAGAGACTCTAATGGATTCGGACAAAccaggaagaggaagaaatgtGAACCAACAGGGACCCCAGAAGTCCACTCCTGGCTATGGCCTTGAATTCAGTAACCTCTCGTATAGTATCATAAAAAAGCAGAAAAAGGATGGAGTATGGATCAACAAAGAAACATATCTTCTCCATGACATCTCTGGCCAAGCAATAAAAGGTGAAATTATGGCAGTCATGGGGCCTAGTGGTGCTGGAAAATCCACCTTTCTTGATGCATTGGCAGGGAGAATTGCTAGAGGGAGTCTAGAAGGATCAGTTAGAATTGATGGAAAACCA ATTACTACAAGCTACATGAAAATGGTGTCATCATATGTGATGCAAGATGACCAGCTCTTCCCTATGTTGACAGTTTTTGAAACATTTATGTTTGCAGCTGAAGTTAGGCTTCCTCCTTCCATTTCCAGGgcagaaaagaagaagagggtgtATGAACTACTTGACCAACTGGGCTTACAG AGTGCTACACATACATATATTGGTGACGAAGGAAGGAGAGGAGTGTCAGGAGGGGAACGACGAAGGGTATCTATTGGCATAGATATCATCCATAAGCCATCACTTCTGTTTCTTGACGAACCTACCTCAGGCCTTGACTCTACAAGTGCTTACAGTGTTGTAGAAAAGGTTAAAGACATAGCTCGAGGAGGAAGCATTGTCCTTATGACCATACACCAGCCTTCATTTAGAATTCAAATGCTCCTGGATCAGATCACAGTCCTTGCAAG GGGAAGATTGATATATATGGGCAAGCCAGATGCACTACAAGATCACATGTCCAGATTTGGAAGGCCTGTTCCTGATGGAGAAAACAGTATTGAGTATCTTCTAGATGTTATAAGTGAATATGATCAAGCAACGGTTGGGCTTGACCCCCTAATCCAATTCCAACGTGATGGCCTGAAACCTGACCCCGCAGCCATGACCCCTGTTCCAAAAACTCCAAGGACACCTTTCACAAGAAACAATCCTTCATCTAAGCACTTAATTAGCCTACGTAGCCAAGGATTTACTGCTGGAACACAACAACCTCATTCTGCACAGTTTAGTTATCGCGACGAGGATGACGATGATGAGAATTTCGATAACTCCCTAGAAAGGAATAGTGTCCCAACACCAAGGAATATGACCAGTGGTGTTCACCCACGTTTGGCTTCTCAGTTCTACAAAGATTTCTCAGCCAAAGATTTCTCTATCTGGCTTTACAATGGTGTCGTAGGAACGCCGCGGCGGCAACCATCATGGACTCCAGCAAGAACACCAGGATGGACGCCTGGGAAAACACCCATGTCAGGACCAAGAAGTGCAGTTTCCTACCAACATTCTGCAGCTTATCGGTATCCTAATCGCCCCAAAACTCCTGCAGTGGATAGTCAGTCTATGGACTATTCGGAAACTTCATATGCCCCTTCTCTTGAAGGATTTGAGATTGAGGAAGTGGTTGATGAGCCAGTTTTAGGATCCAAGTACGCAAACCCATGGTGGCGTGAGGTTGCAGTGCTCTCGTGGCGAACAGCACTAAATGTAATTCGCACCCCGGAACTCTTCCTCTCTCGTGAGATTGTGTTAACTGTTATGGCACTTATCCTGTCCAGCATTTTTGGAAATCTGAGTCATCATTCTTTCAAAGACATCAATAGGCTCCTCAATTTCTACATCTTTGCAGTGTgccttgttttcttttcctccAATGACGCAGTCCCATCTTTCATCATGGAGAGGTTCATCTTCATCAGGGAGACTTCCCATAACGCTTATCGTGCTTCTTCATATGTTATTTCTTCCCTCATTGTTTACCTCCCATTTTTCGCTGTTCAAGGACTTACATTTGCTGCCATAACCAGAGAAATGCTCCGCTTGAATAGCAGTCTCTTGTATTTCTGGCTGACACTTTATGCCTCGCTTATCACTACTAATGCATATGTGATGCTTGTCAGTGCACTCGTGCCTAGTTACATCACAGGGTATGCAGTAGTCATAGCCACAACAGCACTCTTCTTTTTGACCTGCGGTTTCTTCCTCAAGCAAACTCAGATACCCATTTATTGGAGGTGGCTTCACTATGTTTCTGCAATCAAATATCCTTTTGAGGCATTGCTAACAAATGAATTCAAGAACCTCGACTGCTACACAGGAAACAAAGCAGAATTATCCCCCGGACCTTTAGGAGACTTGAAGCCCAGCAAACATCATAACTCCAGTCTGCCAGATAACTGCTTATTAGGTGTAGACATCTTGTCCTCAATGGATATCAAAATGCAAAACATATGGTATGACATTTTAATCCTGCTAGGTTGGGGAGTTCTTTACAGGTTGTTCTTCTATTTGGTTTTGAGATTTTACTCCAAGAACGAGAGAAAATGA